The following coding sequences are from one Granulicella sp. L56 window:
- a CDS encoding type II toxin-antitoxin system RelE/ParE family toxin — translation MYEIRHYVTRGGKDIYAGWHDRLRDGKARVAVDRRLSRIESGNFGDHKFCMDGVWELRIDVGPGYRVYYGIDGGQIVLLLSGGDKGSQTLDIQNAAEYWRDWKERTNER, via the coding sequence GTGTACGAAATTCGGCATTATGTGACCCGTGGTGGCAAGGATATCTATGCCGGGTGGCACGACAGGCTGCGAGACGGAAAGGCAAGAGTCGCAGTGGATCGCCGCCTCAGCCGGATTGAGAGCGGCAACTTCGGGGACCATAAATTTTGCATGGATGGAGTTTGGGAGTTAAGGATCGATGTCGGGCCTGGATACCGGGTCTATTACGGGATCGATGGTGGCCAGATCGTTTTGCTACTCAGCGGCGGCGATAAGGGTTCGCAGACTCTTGACATTCAAAATGCCGCGGAATATTGGCGTGACTGGAAGGAGCGGACCAATGAGAGATAG
- a CDS encoding addiction module antidote protein, whose product MRDRSHDDAMAEYYREHPEYAVEILNSILEDGEPGELLIALRQMTKAFGGVQSVAEKAHLNPTQLYRTLSADGNPALSSLTAILKAMGLRLAVEPVKAA is encoded by the coding sequence ATGAGAGATAGAAGTCATGACGACGCAATGGCAGAATATTACCGGGAGCATCCGGAGTATGCGGTAGAGATATTGAACAGCATTCTTGAGGATGGTGAGCCGGGGGAGCTGTTGATCGCGTTGCGGCAGATGACAAAAGCGTTTGGCGGAGTGCAGAGCGTTGCGGAGAAGGCGCACCTGAACCCGACGCAACTCTATCGAACGCTATCGGCGGACGGAAATCCCGCGTTGAGTAGCCTGACCGCTATTCTGAAGGCAATGGGTCTGCGCCTTGCAGTCGAGCCTGTCAAAGCTGCTTAG
- the recG gene encoding ATP-dependent DNA helicase RecG — MLELSTPIKYVKRVGERVADALAKRGVDTVEDLLYHLPFRYEDRLNPLPIGSLTAGAMASVIGEVRGTVLLRTRNMPLFEMTVGQGLSTVKCMWFHGEYLRDKFRVGQMVALYGRVEASRSSAGRFKMIQPQFEILPTKDGPEAEFVRLEMGRIVPVYEFLGGTTAWGAKLTSRWLRRVLWGIFEELEEKTGAVSETLPTALLERLKLPGRMEALRSIHFPEAGTPMVELMSAATPGHRRLIFEELFYLELGLELKRRRMREREGTAFVTNVKVREAIKQVLPFHPTAAQKRVLGEIASDMRKPQPMRRLLQGDVGSGKTIVAMQAALVAIENGYQTALMAPTEILATQHYLSARKLLGNVLSPRTGKPYRVTLLTGSLDEATKREARGKIFRGETDLAIGTHALIEDKVDFENLGLVIVDEQHRFGVQQRFRLMKKDTALDPDVLVMTATPIPRTLALTLYGDLDASVIDELPPGRTPIVTRRTTEERAEDVWGFVRKQVAAGRQAYIVYPVIEGAKDDQPELDFAQDPVAEAVQNEKPSKGKKKVKAATTEKLFEPKKALRAANDMYEELRNGALAGLRLGLLHGRLSADDKEVAMRRFQRGDTDVLIATTVIEVGVDVPNASVMVIEHAERFGLAQMHQLRGRVGRGAAKSYCILMTGGRVSEQAEARLDAMVRTQNGFELAELDLQQRGPGEFFGTRQAGLPEFRVANLMRDRVLLELAKKEAARFAEQPDPKVSREETEAVWARLKQQWQRRYGLVEA; from the coding sequence GTGCTGGAACTCTCGACTCCAATTAAATATGTGAAGCGCGTGGGAGAGCGCGTCGCCGATGCGCTGGCGAAACGAGGGGTGGATACCGTCGAGGACCTGCTGTATCACCTGCCCTTTCGCTACGAGGACAGGCTGAATCCGCTGCCCATCGGCAGCCTGACGGCGGGCGCGATGGCGAGCGTGATTGGGGAGGTGCGTGGCACCGTGCTGCTGCGAACGCGCAACATGCCGCTCTTCGAGATGACCGTTGGCCAGGGCCTGAGCACGGTGAAGTGCATGTGGTTTCACGGAGAGTATCTGCGGGACAAGTTTCGTGTTGGCCAGATGGTGGCGCTCTACGGACGGGTCGAGGCGTCGCGGTCGAGCGCGGGGCGGTTCAAGATGATTCAGCCGCAGTTTGAGATTCTGCCGACAAAGGATGGGCCGGAGGCGGAGTTTGTAAGGCTGGAGATGGGGCGGATCGTTCCGGTGTATGAGTTTCTGGGCGGCACGACCGCTTGGGGCGCGAAGCTGACCTCGCGGTGGCTGCGGCGGGTGCTTTGGGGAATCTTTGAGGAACTGGAAGAGAAGACGGGCGCGGTTTCGGAGACATTGCCGACGGCGCTGCTCGAGCGGTTGAAGCTGCCGGGAAGGATGGAGGCGCTGCGTTCGATTCACTTTCCTGAAGCGGGAACGCCGATGGTGGAGTTGATGTCGGCGGCGACTCCGGGGCATCGTCGCCTGATCTTCGAGGAGCTGTTTTATCTGGAGCTGGGACTGGAGCTGAAGCGACGCAGAATGCGCGAGCGCGAAGGTACAGCGTTTGTGACCAATGTAAAGGTCCGCGAGGCGATCAAGCAGGTGTTGCCTTTTCATCCGACGGCTGCGCAAAAGCGGGTGCTGGGAGAGATCGCCAGCGACATGCGCAAGCCGCAGCCGATGCGGCGGCTGTTGCAGGGCGATGTCGGTTCGGGCAAGACGATTGTCGCAATGCAGGCGGCGCTGGTAGCGATTGAGAATGGCTATCAGACTGCGCTGATGGCTCCGACGGAGATTTTGGCTACGCAGCATTATCTGTCAGCGCGGAAGCTGCTGGGGAATGTGCTTTCGCCGAGGACGGGCAAGCCTTATCGCGTGACGCTGCTAACGGGGTCGCTCGATGAGGCGACGAAGCGAGAGGCGCGGGGGAAGATCTTTCGCGGAGAGACAGACCTCGCGATTGGGACCCATGCCCTGATTGAGGACAAGGTCGACTTTGAGAACCTTGGGCTCGTGATCGTCGATGAGCAGCACCGTTTCGGTGTGCAGCAGCGGTTTCGGCTGATGAAGAAAGACACGGCGCTTGATCCCGATGTATTGGTGATGACGGCTACGCCGATTCCTCGGACGCTGGCGCTGACGTTGTACGGCGATCTGGATGCCAGCGTGATCGATGAGCTGCCGCCGGGGCGTACTCCGATTGTTACGCGGAGGACGACGGAGGAGCGGGCGGAGGATGTCTGGGGGTTTGTACGCAAGCAGGTTGCGGCGGGGAGGCAGGCTTATATTGTCTATCCAGTGATCGAGGGGGCGAAGGACGATCAGCCGGAATTGGATTTTGCGCAAGATCCAGTCGCGGAAGCTGTGCAGAATGAAAAGCCTTCAAAGGGAAAGAAAAAAGTAAAGGCAGCGACGACGGAAAAGCTGTTTGAGCCGAAGAAAGCTCTTCGCGCGGCCAACGATATGTATGAGGAGTTACGCAATGGTGCTCTGGCTGGACTGCGGTTAGGGCTGTTGCATGGACGTTTAAGCGCGGACGACAAAGAGGTCGCCATGCGGCGGTTTCAGCGCGGCGATACCGATGTGTTGATCGCTACGACCGTGATTGAAGTTGGCGTGGATGTGCCGAATGCATCGGTCATGGTGATTGAACATGCGGAGCGGTTCGGCCTGGCGCAGATGCATCAGTTGCGCGGGCGCGTGGGACGCGGCGCGGCGAAGAGCTACTGCATCCTGATGACGGGAGGCAGAGTGAGCGAGCAGGCCGAGGCAAGGCTGGATGCGATGGTGCGCACACAGAATGGCTTTGAGCTGGCCGAACTTGATCTGCAG